From Weissella confusa, a single genomic window includes:
- a CDS encoding transglycosylase domain-containing protein, translating into MTRMKAFFAWIRRKFGPFWTRFQINRWIGVLILTGILVISVLGTFEAKTTDVSDLKTRLQSSTEIYDVKDNKAGSIAGQKGTYVSFNKISPNAVNAVLATEDRNFYHEPGFSVTGMARGALTTVWYRIRGINASAGGSTITQQLVKNAFLTQNQTITRKIRELFLAIQVEKEYSKHDILAMYLNNAYFGQGVWGIQDASLKYFGVNASDLSVTQGAMLAGMLQSPNGYDPLNYPKNALNRRNQVLQNLVNDKKLSQSEADQYAATAIGASDHNVDNSNYNYPYFFDAVIDEAINKYGLTESEILNDGYKIYTTLNQTDQQNLQADYETSWLNPIGGDSQAASVVMDAKTGGVRAVVGGRGEHVFRGFNRATSMYRSPGSTIKPIVDYAPSLSRGFSYDSELKNEKTSFGTNGYSPSNYADYTSEDVPMYVALENSYNIPAVWLLDQMGVSVGYNAGIKAGLPLKKSDKNLAMGIGGLQKGVTPLQMTQAYTSFANDGVMSQSHFITKIVDSSGKVIVKAKEKQTRLWSKKVADEMTSMMMGVYTNGTGKAADPYGYTVAGKTGTTEVTGSDSTATNATDSWAIAYTPDVVVTTWTGYDSSANGESIPVSLGMTAGPLMKTTLEQVIPNTDQTAFGVKSVRQKMSTVTGDSGKSSGSSSSNGFSNAIDGIQSDIKDGASQAWSNVKDGAHAAWSGIQSLFGN; encoded by the coding sequence ATGACGCGAATGAAAGCATTTTTCGCGTGGATACGACGCAAGTTTGGACCGTTTTGGACACGGTTCCAAATTAATCGTTGGATAGGTGTTTTGATTCTGACGGGTATCTTGGTGATTAGTGTTCTCGGAACCTTTGAAGCTAAGACGACCGACGTGTCAGACCTAAAAACGCGCCTGCAATCATCCACCGAAATATACGATGTAAAAGATAATAAGGCGGGCTCAATTGCCGGTCAAAAGGGGACGTATGTCTCATTTAATAAGATTTCACCGAATGCTGTGAATGCTGTTTTAGCAACTGAGGATCGTAATTTCTATCATGAACCAGGATTCTCAGTGACGGGTATGGCCCGTGGTGCATTGACGACAGTTTGGTACCGTATTCGTGGTATCAATGCGTCAGCTGGTGGCTCGACCATTACGCAACAGTTGGTTAAGAATGCGTTCCTGACGCAAAACCAAACCATCACGCGTAAAATCCGTGAATTGTTCTTAGCGATTCAGGTTGAAAAGGAATACTCAAAGCACGATATCTTGGCGATGTATTTGAATAATGCATATTTCGGTCAAGGTGTCTGGGGAATTCAAGATGCGTCACTGAAGTATTTCGGGGTTAACGCTTCGGATTTGTCAGTGACACAAGGTGCTATGCTGGCGGGGATGTTGCAATCACCGAACGGCTATGACCCATTGAATTATCCAAAGAATGCGTTGAATCGTCGTAATCAAGTTTTGCAAAACTTGGTGAATGACAAGAAGTTGAGCCAATCAGAAGCTGATCAATATGCAGCAACTGCCATTGGCGCATCTGATCACAACGTCGATAATTCGAACTATAACTATCCATATTTCTTCGACGCGGTTATTGATGAGGCCATTAACAAATATGGCTTAACCGAATCAGAAATTTTGAACGATGGGTATAAGATTTATACGACATTGAATCAAACCGACCAACAAAACTTGCAAGCCGATTATGAGACTAGCTGGTTGAACCCAATTGGTGGGGATTCACAGGCTGCGTCAGTCGTTATGGATGCGAAAACTGGTGGGGTGCGTGCCGTTGTTGGTGGGCGTGGCGAACACGTCTTCCGTGGCTTCAACCGCGCAACGAGCATGTATCGTTCACCTGGTTCAACGATTAAGCCAATTGTTGATTATGCGCCTTCGCTATCACGTGGTTTCTCATATGATTCTGAATTGAAGAATGAGAAGACAAGTTTTGGAACGAATGGTTATTCACCATCGAATTATGCGGATTACACCAGTGAAGATGTCCCAATGTATGTCGCACTTGAAAACTCATACAACATTCCAGCTGTTTGGTTGCTTGATCAAATGGGCGTCTCTGTTGGATATAACGCAGGAATTAAGGCAGGGTTGCCATTGAAGAAGTCTGACAAGAACTTGGCCATGGGAATCGGTGGTCTACAAAAGGGCGTGACGCCTTTGCAAATGACCCAAGCTTACACAAGTTTTGCCAACGATGGGGTGATGAGTCAAAGTCACTTCATTACGAAGATTGTGGATTCTTCCGGCAAGGTGATTGTCAAAGCGAAGGAAAAGCAAACACGTCTTTGGTCAAAGAAGGTTGCTGATGAGATGACGTCAATGATGATGGGCGTTTACACGAACGGAACTGGTAAGGCAGCTGATCCATACGGTTACACAGTGGCTGGAAAGACTGGAACAACCGAGGTAACGGGAAGCGATTCAACGGCAACGAACGCTACGGACTCATGGGCAATCGCCTACACACCTGATGTGGTGGTTACAACGTGGACGGGTTACGATTCATCGGCTAACGGTGAATCGATTCCAGTCTCACTTGGTATGACAGCTGGACCGCTGATGAAGACGACTTTGGAGCAAGTGATTCCAAATACTGATCAAACCGCATTCGGCGTTAAGAGTGTGCGTCAAAAGATGAGCACCGTAACGGGCGATAGCGGTAAGAGTAGTGGTAGTTCATCATCAAATGGTTTCTCAAACGCCATTGATGGTATTCAATCAGACATCAAGGATGGTGCGAGCCAAGCATGGTCAAACGTGAAGGACGGTGCGCATGCGGCATGGTCAGGTATTCAAAGTCTGTTTGGTAATTAG
- a CDS encoding AAA family ATPase produces the protein MWIKNATIVGFGQWQQQRFDFVDGLQVIQGLNEAGKTTLHQFLLGMLFGFPQAKGRKVNTYEPLEQGPYGGHLQFEVDGTTYELTRLGRTQTTTRLVAIDTQQEFADPEGMLSELLGPVDRDLYQAVFSFDQDALTQIFALRPDEFAEHLRLLATPGSEQWLAIANQWEQEAVSRFGVTKTARRPINEALQTLQTAQDNLQTAIAARPSLRALSEQQQAAQARLATLTERQRNLSTDLSSQAKQQQLVPIYQRWQQLTAQLADAPEPIDTRLADEAEQVQQQLLALETVSVEATVSDEQLDDATQAVNALDQLNQQQREAARRQADIQNQTSLLLAKYRWQVFPPELTPFQVNQLQGGPQIAVSGQYQRAGIGAIAFGIVAGLGLILGHQVLPGILAIILLGAIGAFLFFKLPKRVTASTDLPAEYGDMTPEMVLNAQPDVRLGHQMAQQLADLMAAQQAMMPQHKALEEKLAWLGYQLSESDYRQKLAELRANNRTADQQVVQKAKLQQRLNELLQVLGVTSVGELLQQRELATRTQAMMQEADLLREQLGDADLNALATASETVDDTDPSAVTLRLQEEVNEVQQTLARLEAQQQRLMTDTSIETQQQQIADQTAAITADLKSYFVNRLANEWVAKTLDAAIGDRFPQLIHYAGDLLQRLTQGNYTQISQTKTLIKVMRHDGAIFNVSQLSKGAAEQVYVALRLAFVQAVKESIQLPLLIDDAFVDFDRERRQAMIDMLQEMAGNQQQVLYFTAHQVAANHVLDLNELKGASK, from the coding sequence ATGTGGATTAAAAATGCAACCATTGTCGGATTTGGTCAATGGCAGCAACAACGGTTTGATTTCGTGGATGGCTTACAAGTTATTCAAGGACTGAATGAAGCGGGTAAGACGACGTTGCATCAATTCTTGTTGGGGATGTTGTTCGGCTTTCCACAAGCTAAAGGACGCAAGGTCAATACTTACGAACCGCTTGAGCAAGGGCCTTACGGTGGTCATCTGCAGTTTGAAGTAGATGGCACAACGTATGAACTAACCCGTTTGGGACGTACACAAACCACGACGCGCTTGGTAGCGATTGACACGCAACAAGAATTTGCGGACCCAGAGGGGATGTTATCGGAGCTGTTGGGACCAGTTGATCGTGACTTGTACCAAGCGGTGTTCAGTTTCGATCAGGATGCGCTGACGCAAATCTTTGCGCTACGTCCTGATGAATTTGCGGAACACTTGCGCTTGCTGGCAACGCCGGGGTCGGAGCAATGGTTAGCAATTGCAAATCAATGGGAGCAAGAGGCGGTGAGCCGATTTGGTGTCACGAAAACAGCTCGTCGCCCGATTAACGAAGCGCTACAAACATTGCAGACAGCGCAAGATAACTTACAAACAGCTATTGCAGCGCGACCATCTTTGCGTGCTTTGTCTGAACAACAGCAGGCTGCGCAAGCCCGGTTGGCCACGCTAACTGAACGCCAACGCAATCTATCAACCGATTTGTCATCACAGGCTAAGCAACAACAACTGGTACCAATTTACCAACGTTGGCAACAGCTCACGGCGCAACTTGCAGATGCACCGGAGCCGATTGATACTCGCTTAGCTGATGAGGCCGAGCAGGTGCAACAACAATTGCTGGCGCTAGAAACAGTATCAGTTGAAGCAACTGTTTCTGATGAACAATTAGATGATGCGACCCAAGCGGTTAATGCGTTGGATCAATTGAATCAACAACAACGTGAAGCTGCCCGTCGCCAAGCTGACATTCAAAACCAAACGAGTTTGTTGTTAGCAAAGTACCGTTGGCAAGTCTTTCCACCAGAACTCACGCCATTCCAAGTCAACCAATTACAAGGTGGCCCACAAATTGCCGTATCTGGGCAATATCAGCGCGCCGGTATTGGTGCAATTGCGTTTGGAATCGTTGCCGGGCTAGGCTTGATTCTTGGCCACCAAGTTTTGCCGGGAATCTTGGCGATTATTCTATTGGGTGCCATCGGGGCATTCCTATTCTTCAAGTTGCCTAAGCGCGTAACCGCATCGACTGATTTACCAGCCGAATATGGTGATATGACACCAGAAATGGTGTTGAATGCCCAGCCTGACGTCCGTTTGGGTCACCAAATGGCTCAGCAATTAGCTGATTTGATGGCTGCGCAACAGGCGATGATGCCACAACACAAGGCTTTGGAAGAAAAGCTCGCTTGGTTGGGATATCAATTGTCTGAAAGCGATTATCGTCAAAAGTTGGCTGAGTTACGGGCGAATAACCGCACGGCCGACCAGCAAGTGGTGCAAAAGGCGAAACTTCAACAACGTTTGAATGAGCTACTGCAAGTTTTGGGCGTCACATCAGTTGGCGAACTGTTGCAACAACGCGAACTGGCAACACGCACGCAAGCCATGATGCAAGAAGCTGATTTGTTGCGTGAACAACTTGGGGATGCTGATTTGAATGCTTTGGCCACTGCCAGTGAGACGGTTGATGATACTGATCCATCGGCAGTGACGTTACGTTTGCAAGAAGAAGTGAATGAGGTGCAACAAACGTTGGCCCGTTTGGAAGCTCAACAACAACGTTTGATGACGGATACGTCAATTGAAACGCAACAACAGCAAATTGCGGACCAAACGGCGGCTATCACAGCTGATTTGAAGTCGTATTTCGTGAACCGTTTGGCTAACGAATGGGTTGCTAAAACGTTGGATGCCGCCATCGGTGATCGATTCCCACAATTGATTCACTATGCCGGCGATTTGTTGCAACGCTTAACGCAAGGAAACTATACGCAAATTTCACAAACAAAGACTTTAATTAAAGTAATGCGTCATGATGGTGCAATCTTTAATGTCAGTCAGTTATCGAAGGGTGCAGCGGAACAAGTTTATGTTGCTTTGCGCTTAGCATTCGTGCAAGCAGTCAAGGAAAGCATTCAGTTGCCACTGTTAATTGATGATGCGTTTGTTGATTTCGATCGTGAACGACGCCAAGCCATGATTGATATGTTGCAAGAAATGGCAGGCAACCAACAACAAGTCTTGTACTTCACGGCACACCAAGTCGCTGCGAACCATGTGTTGGATTTGAATGAACTAAAGGGGGCTTCGAAATGA
- a CDS encoding 3'-5' exoribonuclease YhaM family protein, translated as MTEAKQLKEYQVDERMEIYVLLKEVDPRVTQQGKRYLAVSVADRSMEIRGMKWDATQEEANTLKNGMVVFMTAVRQVYQDKPQLKVLSLRPTHAGEPQDPADFMSAAPMKASEMEEEVSAILFQITNATWQRIVRHLIAKYHDQFYKYPAAKSNHHAFAGGLGFHTLSIVHLAQAVVKQYPGLDASLLYAGALLHDLGKVIELTGPIATQYTTAGNLIGHIVLIDEQIVLAANEMNMDLYSEEMLLLRHTVLAHHGLMEYGSPVRPVVKEANILHQLDELDANIQSFDNALAETEPGEFSQRQWALDNRAIYKPTK; from the coding sequence ATGACAGAAGCAAAACAACTAAAAGAATATCAAGTTGATGAACGCATGGAGATTTACGTCTTGTTGAAGGAAGTTGATCCGCGTGTAACGCAACAAGGCAAGCGATACTTGGCAGTTTCGGTTGCGGACCGTTCAATGGAAATCCGCGGCATGAAGTGGGATGCAACACAAGAAGAAGCGAACACATTGAAGAATGGCATGGTCGTCTTTATGACAGCAGTTCGCCAAGTTTATCAAGACAAGCCTCAATTAAAGGTCTTGTCATTGCGCCCAACGCATGCTGGTGAACCACAAGATCCGGCTGACTTTATGAGTGCGGCCCCAATGAAGGCCTCTGAAATGGAAGAAGAAGTCTCAGCGATTTTGTTCCAAATCACGAATGCCACTTGGCAACGTATCGTGCGTCACTTGATTGCCAAGTACCACGACCAGTTCTACAAGTATCCAGCAGCTAAGAGTAATCACCACGCATTTGCGGGGGGCTTGGGTTTCCACACACTTTCAATTGTGCACTTGGCGCAAGCGGTGGTGAAGCAATATCCTGGCTTGGATGCTAGTTTGCTGTACGCTGGTGCTTTGCTCCACGATTTGGGTAAGGTCATCGAATTAACGGGGCCAATCGCCACGCAATATACGACGGCCGGAAACCTGATTGGACATATCGTCTTGATCGATGAGCAAATTGTCTTAGCTGCCAATGAAATGAACATGGATTTATACAGCGAAGAAATGTTGTTGTTGCGTCACACCGTTTTGGCGCACCATGGCTTGATGGAGTACGGTTCACCAGTTCGCCCAGTCGTTAAGGAAGCAAACATTTTGCACCAACTGGATGAATTGGATGCCAATATCCAAAGTTTTGATAATGCATTGGCTGAAACCGAACCAGGTGAGTTTTCACAACGTCAATGGGCGTTGGATAACCGCGCGATTTACAAGCCAACAAAATAA
- a CDS encoding anion permease — protein MEVYVLATVVIIVALIFDGVNGFHDAANAIATAITTGALKAKTAIIMAAVMNLIGALMGTAVAAVIARDIVDMTQVSAEQQLFLVIAALLGAIGWNLITWWFGLPSSSTHAIIGGLMGAGLAEQIAGNNVHIKLAKVVEKVIDPMVLSPVVGFGLALLIMVILNKIIKKANLKETDKYFRTAQIFTSASLALGHGLQDAQKSMGLMFMAAAPVGFFGIKPGQTEIPFQIILMASLAISVGTMAGGQRIIHTLGSKITILSPQKGFVAEAVSSAVLFISAYFVHAPISTTHTVTSAIAGTGASDDIRAVKWGTLKNIVMAWIITVPSAGLIGFMFEEIFRMLFM, from the coding sequence ATGGAAGTCTACGTATTAGCAACGGTGGTTATTATCGTTGCCCTGATTTTTGATGGGGTTAACGGATTCCACGATGCGGCGAATGCAATCGCTACGGCTATTACAACGGGTGCCTTGAAGGCGAAGACAGCAATCATTATGGCTGCTGTCATGAACTTGATTGGTGCTTTGATGGGAACGGCCGTTGCTGCGGTTATCGCACGTGACATCGTTGATATGACGCAGGTGAGCGCCGAGCAACAATTGTTCTTGGTTATTGCTGCTTTGCTTGGTGCAATTGGTTGGAATTTGATTACTTGGTGGTTCGGTCTACCATCTTCATCAACTCACGCCATTATTGGTGGATTGATGGGAGCTGGTTTGGCCGAACAAATCGCTGGTAACAACGTACACATTAAGTTGGCTAAGGTCGTTGAAAAGGTTATCGATCCGATGGTGTTGTCACCAGTTGTTGGATTCGGACTAGCGCTACTAATCATGGTGATTTTGAACAAGATCATCAAGAAGGCTAACTTGAAGGAAACGGATAAGTACTTCCGCACGGCACAAATTTTCACGTCAGCGTCATTGGCGTTGGGACACGGTTTGCAAGACGCCCAAAAGTCAATGGGATTGATGTTTATGGCGGCTGCCCCAGTTGGATTCTTTGGTATTAAGCCAGGGCAAACGGAAATTCCATTCCAAATTATCTTGATGGCATCTTTGGCCATTTCAGTTGGAACAATGGCCGGTGGACAACGTATCATTCACACGTTGGGAAGCAAGATTACAATTTTGAGCCCACAAAAGGGATTCGTTGCTGAAGCTGTTTCATCAGCAGTGTTGTTCATCTCTGCTTACTTCGTTCACGCACCAATTTCAACGACGCACACGGTTACGTCAGCAATCGCTGGTACGGGTGCTTCTGACGATATTCGCGCCGTGAAGTGGGGTACGTTGAAGAACATTGTGATGGCTTGGATCATTACAGTGCCATCAGCCGGATTGATTGGTTTCATGTTTGAAGAAATCTTCCGTATGCTATTTATGTAA
- a CDS encoding diphthine--ammonia ligase produces MGDKYDYKAVVSFSGGKDCTLALYRALQSGYEVQRLFTTMNAENNRSWVHGTHRNVLTKIGDALGLPIDVVPTNFWTADYATDFEKQLATYRVAGITTVIFGDIDFEQNRRWCEERCEHVGLASVFPLWQTNRETLAYEFVDAGFKSLVTVVDTKQLPSKFLATTLSKQTLDEIAATGADMCGETGEYHTVIFDGPLFKHSVELILGEQKELHNGYLVQDVS; encoded by the coding sequence TTGGGGGATAAGTATGACTACAAGGCTGTTGTGTCGTTTAGCGGGGGTAAGGACTGTACGTTAGCGCTCTATCGCGCTTTGCAATCCGGGTATGAAGTACAACGACTTTTTACAACGATGAATGCAGAAAATAATCGGTCGTGGGTTCATGGTACACATCGAAATGTGTTGACCAAGATTGGTGATGCATTGGGGCTACCAATCGATGTTGTGCCCACAAATTTTTGGACGGCTGACTACGCGACTGATTTCGAAAAGCAATTGGCAACATATAGGGTGGCGGGCATTACCACGGTTATTTTTGGTGATATTGACTTTGAACAGAATCGCCGTTGGTGTGAAGAGCGATGCGAACATGTTGGTTTAGCTTCGGTGTTTCCGCTTTGGCAAACTAATCGTGAAACGTTAGCGTATGAGTTTGTGGATGCTGGGTTTAAAAGTTTAGTGACAGTTGTTGATACGAAACAATTACCTAGTAAGTTTCTAGCAACCACACTTTCAAAGCAAACGTTAGACGAAATTGCTGCAACCGGGGCGGATATGTGTGGTGAAACTGGTGAATATCATACCGTGATATTTGATGGGCCACTCTTTAAGCACTCAGTAGAGTTGATTCTTGGTGAACAAAAGGAACTACATAATGGGTATTTGGTTCAGGACGTTTCATAG
- a CDS encoding arginine repressor: MALKKQERQALILDILSREVIDSQEGLMNSLQAAGIEVTQATVSRDIKEMRIVRRADGSGRPRYQVMSDAPVVDSEQVQKGFAETAVSVTRVEFMTVVKTTQGNGNRLAALIDAANLSEVIATLAGHNTIYVTSPSAEDAEKLAQRFTNWMQ; this comes from the coding sequence ATGGCATTAAAGAAGCAAGAACGCCAAGCGTTGATTTTGGATATTTTGTCACGCGAGGTGATTGATTCACAAGAAGGTTTGATGAACTCGTTACAAGCGGCTGGCATTGAAGTCACGCAAGCAACCGTTTCACGCGACATCAAGGAAATGCGCATTGTTCGTCGCGCTGACGGATCAGGTCGTCCACGTTATCAAGTGATGTCAGATGCGCCAGTTGTTGATAGTGAACAAGTTCAAAAGGGCTTTGCCGAAACAGCTGTGTCGGTGACGCGCGTTGAATTTATGACGGTCGTGAAGACGACACAAGGTAACGGAAACCGTTTGGCAGCTTTGATTGACGCGGCAAACTTGTCAGAAGTCATTGCCACGTTGGCTGGTCACAACACGATTTACGTGACTAGCCCATCTGCAGAGGACGCTGAGAAGTTAGCACAACGCTTTACAAATTGGATGCAATAA
- the gntK gene encoding gluconokinase gives MEYLIGVDLGTTSTKAVLFDTEGHVIASANKGYKLYRDEPDMAEEDLNEIWEAFVDAMTEVVRGANGGKILGVSFSSAMHSLIAFDKDWQPLTRVITWADTRAVKYTEELKSTGLGQEIYSKTGTPIHPMAPLSKMLWLKNEKPDIYNNAAHYLGIKEYLFNRLFGANKMDISIASGTGMFNIFNLDWDEQALEVTGIKKEQMPQPVEPYEIERGMVAEYAAVMGLDVDTPFVYGAGDGPLSNLGVNAVQPGVAAVTIGTSGAIRVVTDAPKIDPKGRTFTYALDKDHWVVGGPVNNGGDVFRWARDKMFDAEKSTAALMGVDTYDLLTEIASKIPAGADGLLFHPYLGGERAPIWDANARGSFFGLTHNHTRAHMVRAVLEGIIFNIYMVALALEEVVGDLKSVQATGGFARSALWRQMTADIFEQPVTVPTAFESGALAATVMAQKALGMVDSLDVIGDMVGDSNTYDPNPENYEAYRELTPIFIRLARQLQTEYANIANFQRKHVNKGDK, from the coding sequence ATGGAATACTTGATCGGAGTTGACTTGGGGACAACGTCAACTAAGGCTGTTTTGTTTGACACTGAAGGGCATGTTATTGCCAGTGCCAACAAGGGTTACAAGCTTTACCGTGACGAACCAGACATGGCCGAAGAGGACCTAAACGAGATTTGGGAAGCCTTCGTTGATGCTATGACTGAGGTCGTTCGCGGCGCAAACGGCGGCAAGATTTTGGGTGTATCATTCAGTTCTGCAATGCACTCATTGATTGCCTTCGACAAGGATTGGCAACCATTGACACGTGTTATCACTTGGGCTGATACGCGCGCTGTTAAGTACACGGAAGAGTTGAAGTCAACTGGCTTGGGCCAAGAGATTTACAGCAAGACGGGTACACCAATTCACCCAATGGCGCCTTTGTCAAAGATGTTGTGGTTGAAGAACGAAAAACCAGACATCTACAACAACGCTGCGCACTACTTGGGAATTAAGGAATACTTGTTCAACCGTTTGTTCGGTGCCAACAAGATGGATATTTCAATTGCTTCAGGAACGGGTATGTTCAACATCTTCAACTTGGATTGGGATGAGCAAGCCCTAGAAGTAACTGGTATCAAGAAGGAGCAAATGCCACAACCAGTTGAGCCATACGAGATTGAGCGTGGCATGGTTGCGGAATACGCTGCTGTCATGGGCTTGGATGTCGACACACCATTCGTTTATGGTGCTGGTGATGGTCCTTTGTCAAACTTGGGTGTTAACGCTGTGCAACCTGGTGTTGCCGCTGTGACGATTGGTACGTCAGGTGCCATCCGTGTCGTAACTGACGCACCTAAGATTGATCCAAAGGGACGTACGTTTACGTATGCCTTGGACAAGGATCACTGGGTTGTCGGTGGACCAGTTAACAACGGTGGAGATGTCTTCCGTTGGGCCCGCGACAAGATGTTTGACGCCGAGAAGTCAACGGCTGCCTTGATGGGTGTTGATACGTACGACTTGTTGACGGAAATCGCCTCAAAGATTCCTGCCGGAGCCGATGGTTTGCTATTCCACCCATACTTGGGTGGTGAGCGTGCCCCAATCTGGGATGCCAACGCACGTGGTTCATTCTTCGGATTGACGCACAACCACACGCGTGCCCACATGGTACGTGCCGTGCTAGAAGGTATCATCTTCAACATCTACATGGTTGCTTTGGCCCTTGAAGAAGTTGTTGGTGACTTGAAGTCAGTTCAAGCAACTGGTGGATTTGCTCGTTCAGCTTTGTGGCGTCAAATGACGGCCGACATTTTCGAGCAACCAGTTACGGTGCCAACGGCCTTCGAGTCAGGTGCTTTGGCCGCTACGGTTATGGCACAAAAGGCTTTGGGAATGGTTGACAGTTTGGATGTTATCGGCGACATGGTCGGTGATTCAAACACGTACGATCCAAACCCAGAAAACTACGAAGCTTACCGTGAGTTGACGCCAATCTTTATTCGTTTGGCACGTCAATTGCAAACGGAGTACGCAAACATTGCGAACTTCCAACGTAAGCACGTAAACAAGGGCGACAAGTAG
- a CDS encoding YlbF family regulator: MINIYDNVNAVAADLRETAQYKTLRDAVEALNADAAVKDVFQRFQAAQMQINQAMQAGQEPEAAQVAEWQEIAGEMDKHDALKKMMEAEQAVNQLLMEINNIITKPIAELYGQD; encoded by the coding sequence ATGATTAACATTTATGACAACGTAAACGCAGTTGCTGCTGATTTGCGTGAGACGGCACAATACAAGACTTTGCGTGATGCAGTTGAAGCATTGAACGCCGACGCAGCTGTTAAGGATGTGTTCCAACGCTTCCAAGCTGCCCAAATGCAAATCAATCAAGCCATGCAAGCTGGTCAAGAACCAGAAGCTGCGCAAGTTGCAGAATGGCAAGAAATTGCTGGTGAGATGGACAAGCACGATGCTTTGAAGAAGATGATGGAAGCTGAGCAAGCTGTTAACCAATTGTTGATGGAAATCAACAACATCATCACGAAGCCAATCGCTGAATTGTACGGCCAAGACTAA
- a CDS encoding exonuclease SbcCD subunit D yields the protein MKFIHAADLHLGNPFVGLANVPAWLQNNLQTASETALARLVDDAIAESVDFVLLAGDLFDTTTPDTRAQLTLVTALQRLDEANVPVVMGFGNHDFVQDWHSLPVWPANVTVLPADITTTQLTTTNGEQVAITGFSYTTRHITENMAIKFPNKLPGVAFHIGMYHGSVGQDGTGDYAPFSLGDMQAHHYDYWALGHIHVRQTLQTEPFVGYSGSLQGLNRNESGAKGYYLVENQGTHLVPEFTPVAPIVWTAHDVMLTGDLNTAVAQIRRELGTPEEFELVSLTVKTDEPQLLSMIENGQLLAALTRASQSNDAFYVFDVRLDSTPLKATLPAVDQHYWDETADTVFDFETLQRLGLKQVTDASILTAFLSADMMAEIKEAVETKLRVAEQGGQTDVD from the coding sequence ATGAAATTTATTCACGCAGCCGATTTGCACTTGGGTAATCCGTTTGTGGGGTTGGCCAATGTGCCCGCATGGCTACAAAATAATTTGCAAACGGCCAGTGAAACGGCGTTGGCTCGCTTGGTTGATGACGCCATTGCGGAATCAGTGGACTTCGTTTTGTTGGCTGGTGATTTGTTCGATACGACAACACCTGACACACGCGCGCAATTGACGTTGGTGACGGCTTTGCAACGCTTGGATGAAGCGAACGTTCCAGTCGTGATGGGCTTTGGTAATCATGACTTCGTGCAAGATTGGCATTCCTTACCAGTTTGGCCGGCGAATGTCACAGTTTTGCCTGCTGACATCACGACAACGCAGTTAACGACAACGAATGGTGAGCAAGTTGCTATCACCGGGTTCTCATACACAACGCGTCATATTACTGAAAATATGGCGATTAAGTTCCCGAACAAGCTGCCCGGCGTGGCATTCCACATCGGGATGTACCACGGATCTGTTGGCCAAGATGGCACAGGTGATTATGCGCCGTTCAGCTTAGGCGATATGCAGGCACATCACTATGACTATTGGGCATTAGGACACATTCACGTACGGCAAACATTGCAAACAGAACCGTTTGTTGGGTATTCAGGTAGCTTGCAAGGACTTAACCGTAACGAAAGCGGGGCCAAGGGTTACTACTTGGTTGAAAATCAAGGGACGCATTTGGTGCCGGAATTTACGCCAGTCGCACCGATTGTGTGGACGGCCCATGACGTAATGTTGACAGGTGATTTAAATACTGCAGTTGCTCAAATTCGTCGTGAACTAGGGACGCCAGAAGAATTTGAATTGGTGTCATTAACTGTTAAGACTGATGAGCCACAATTATTATCAATGATTGAAAACGGTCAATTGTTGGCAGCGTTGACGCGTGCATCACAGTCGAATGATGCGTTCTATGTGTTTGATGTTCGGCTAGATAGCACGCCACTAAAGGCGACATTGCCAGCAGTAGATCAACATTATTGGGATGAGACGGCTGATACGGTGTTTGATTTTGAAACATTGCAACGCTTGGGCTTGAAGCAGGTGACTGACGCTTCAATTTTGACGGCATTTTTGTCAGCTGACATGATGGCCGAAATCAAAGAAGCCGTCGAAACAAAATTACGTGTTGCGGAACAAGGAGGCCAGACGGATGTGGATTAA